Proteins from a single region of Deinococcus aquaedulcis:
- the purN gene encoding phosphoribosylglycinamide formyltransferase, which translates to MNLAFLASHGGSAARHLTEACRRGELQAAPVALVSNNSRSPALAWAQAAGLRTAHLSSAKYPDPNELDAAILGFLQDAGADTLVLSGYMREIGPRVLSHFAGRLLNIHPSLLPRHGGRGMYGDRVHESVLAAGDTESGATVHLVTAGIDEGPMLAQARVPVLPGDTLDTLKARVQAVEGELMLRAVQALAAQAAVRATP; encoded by the coding sequence GTGAACCTCGCCTTCCTCGCCTCGCACGGGGGCAGCGCGGCGCGGCACCTGACCGAAGCGTGCCGGCGCGGCGAGCTGCAGGCGGCGCCAGTGGCGCTGGTGAGCAACAACAGCCGCAGCCCCGCACTGGCCTGGGCGCAGGCGGCGGGGCTGCGCACGGCGCACCTCAGCAGCGCGAAATACCCTGATCCCAACGAGCTGGACGCCGCCATTCTGGGCTTCTTGCAGGACGCGGGGGCGGACACGCTGGTGCTCAGCGGCTACATGCGCGAGATCGGGCCCCGGGTGCTCTCGCACTTTGCGGGGCGGCTGCTGAACATTCACCCCAGCCTGCTCCCGCGCCACGGCGGGCGGGGCATGTACGGGGACCGGGTGCATGAAAGCGTGCTGGCGGCCGGCGACACCGAAAGCGGCGCCACCGTGCATCTGGTCACCGCCGGCATTGACGAGGGCCCCATGCTGGCGCAGGCCCGGGTGCCGGTGCTGCCGGGCGACACCCTGGACACCCTGAAAGCCCGCGTGCAGGCGGTGGAGGGCGAGCTGATGCTGCGCGCGGTGCAGGCCCTGGCGGCGCAGGCGGCCGTGCGGGCCACACCATGA
- a CDS encoding DUF402 domain-containing protein, whose protein sequence is MKRKVFDLRQWARVRRCTESVLRVPGHVIVDLAIHEVTGPKDVPFGDQTIRVVDHGYRWVRVHPTGSGEGVPGSALSAMLDEGGQLVQLYVDLHGGEGLTDAGLPWHDDLYLDVIANWVVDERGHGQVTEAHIIDREDLDDAVRAGLVDAAQAEATWTHAAQVRAELLAGTYPPLAVLRRYLEDPYT, encoded by the coding sequence ATGAAACGCAAGGTCTTCGATCTGCGGCAGTGGGCGCGCGTGCGCCGCTGTACCGAGAGCGTGCTGCGGGTGCCCGGCCACGTGATCGTGGATCTGGCGATTCATGAGGTGACGGGCCCCAAGGACGTGCCTTTCGGAGACCAGACCATCCGCGTGGTGGACCACGGCTACCGCTGGGTGCGCGTTCACCCCACCGGCAGCGGCGAGGGCGTGCCCGGCAGCGCCCTGAGCGCGATGCTGGACGAGGGCGGGCAACTGGTTCAGCTGTACGTGGACCTGCACGGCGGCGAGGGGCTGACCGATGCGGGCCTGCCCTGGCACGACGATCTGTACCTGGACGTGATTGCCAACTGGGTAGTGGATGAGCGCGGCCACGGGCAGGTGACCGAAGCGCACATCATTGACCGTGAAGACCTGGACGACGCGGTGCGGGCGGGGCTGGTGGACGCCGCGCAGGCCGAAGCCACCTGGACCCATGCCGCGCAGGTGCGCGCCGAATTGCTGGCTGGGACCTACCCGCCGCTGGCGGTGCTGCGGCGGTATCTGGAAGACCCGTACACCTGA